A single window of Chitinophagales bacterium DNA harbors:
- a CDS encoding ATP-binding protein, producing the protein MSIELQQLKNQIPYTKGKEKFQLLFDIIEKMHFSPIDEADRYIDQMLNLARELHDEALIIKAYRLKCTIYGQQGKLDLYKETIFQALEMAQKIKDKVSIVKTLQSIGNYYVFFVHQFEKARHYLFQALDIAENIQDEDLTPLTHTILASSYGHQNKYDKSMHHSLLAIEGFKKNGDKLKLAVAYNHISYYLRDKNQAIKYAELALEISKEIGNLILQHDNYLALSIYHNDLKQFEKAVYYSRKCIEVSQKTKSSFSLAQGYSFLIKSLLNLALQKEESEKMKLLKEAEQYCIEFEQLIDSVNDKKFIESSLLLNVRIRRSRIHYHSEKYSLALKTLEDLVNFEQFKSAPIADVYDYMHRCHKALGNFEQALHYYHLYAEMVFDKKDDEALKHAEKLQTEYETKEKEKEVERLQELEVLKTRFFTQITHELRTPLTLIQGPAQQILDSNDLSKIHTQAHIIDRNANRLLHLVNQLLYISKIEAQKMELKLQHGSISNFIAEIVQAFQALAIKQQIQLDFITHAHEDEEILVLFDADKIEKILYNLLSNAFKFTPTQGRILCQLDLTVTTSNGIQAQLIVEDTGKGIDENSLPHIFDRFYQADSSHTRQVEGTGIGLALVKELTELLEGTIEVDSTVGKGTIFTLQLPLQTAKEQILPSIATAKTQLTPLHQNIAKEEKTPLHQNIAKEEKTPKDKTTKAPILLLVEDNPDIHTYIRSILENEYIILQAYNGEEGLQMAQERIPDLTISDVMMPLKDGYELCADLKKDERTSHIPVILLTAKAALKSRIEGFEHGADAYIAKPFHADELRLQSKNLLTTRNNQQRKYQQITLQHQAIKTAENPEQRFLKKVIMLIEKYIDDENLNVNRLSELLYMSNSQLYRKIQALTNYTVTQFIRNIRLAKAKAMLENGEGNVSEVAFNVGLTPSYFSRCFRRVYGFAPKELVR; encoded by the coding sequence ATGTCTATAGAGCTTCAACAGTTAAAAAATCAAATCCCCTATACAAAAGGTAAAGAGAAATTCCAATTGCTTTTTGACATCATTGAAAAGATGCATTTTAGCCCAATTGATGAAGCTGATAGGTATATAGACCAAATGTTGAATCTAGCCAGAGAGCTTCATGATGAGGCACTAATAATCAAAGCGTATAGGTTGAAGTGTACTATTTACGGACAACAGGGTAAACTTGATTTATACAAGGAAACAATTTTTCAAGCACTTGAAATGGCACAAAAAATAAAGGATAAGGTTTCTATTGTTAAAACCTTACAAAGCATAGGGAATTACTATGTATTTTTTGTTCATCAATTTGAAAAAGCACGTCATTATTTATTTCAAGCGCTGGATATAGCTGAAAATATCCAAGACGAAGACCTAACACCTTTAACCCACACTATTTTAGCAAGCAGTTATGGTCATCAAAATAAATACGATAAATCCATGCATCACTCTCTTCTAGCAATAGAAGGCTTCAAGAAAAATGGAGACAAATTGAAATTGGCGGTCGCCTACAATCATATCTCCTATTATCTGAGAGACAAAAATCAAGCAATCAAATACGCAGAATTAGCACTCGAAATCAGCAAAGAAATAGGAAACCTTATACTACAACACGACAACTATTTGGCACTTTCAATATATCATAATGACTTGAAACAATTTGAAAAAGCCGTTTATTATTCACGAAAATGTATCGAGGTTTCGCAAAAAACCAAATCCTCTTTTTCTCTTGCACAAGGATACTCTTTCCTTATTAAGAGCTTACTGAACCTAGCACTTCAGAAAGAGGAGTCTGAAAAAATGAAATTATTGAAGGAGGCAGAGCAATATTGCATCGAATTTGAGCAGCTAATAGATTCAGTAAACGACAAAAAATTTATTGAGAGTAGTTTACTTTTAAATGTCAGAATTAGAAGAAGTCGAATACATTATCACTCAGAAAAGTACTCACTCGCACTTAAAACGCTTGAAGACTTAGTAAATTTTGAGCAATTCAAATCAGCTCCAATTGCAGATGTATATGACTATATGCATCGCTGTCACAAGGCTTTGGGAAACTTTGAACAAGCACTACACTACTACCATTTGTATGCCGAAATGGTATTTGATAAAAAAGATGATGAAGCTCTAAAACATGCCGAAAAGCTACAAACCGAATATGAAACCAAAGAAAAGGAAAAAGAAGTAGAACGACTTCAAGAATTGGAGGTTTTGAAGACTCGTTTTTTTACACAAATCACCCATGAACTGCGTACACCTCTTACATTGATACAGGGCCCTGCTCAACAAATTTTAGATAGCAATGACCTTTCCAAAATCCATACACAAGCCCATATCATAGATCGAAATGCCAATAGACTCCTACATCTCGTCAACCAACTGTTGTATATCAGTAAGATAGAGGCGCAAAAAATGGAATTGAAGCTACAACATGGTTCTATCAGCAATTTCATAGCAGAAATTGTCCAAGCATTTCAAGCCCTCGCCATCAAGCAGCAAATACAGCTCGACTTCATCACCCATGCCCATGAAGATGAGGAAATACTGGTCTTATTTGATGCAGATAAAATCGAAAAAATCCTCTACAATCTCCTCTCCAATGCCTTCAAATTTACCCCCACTCAAGGCAGAATCTTATGCCAGTTAGACCTCACTGTGACTACCTCCAATGGCATCCAAGCACAACTAATCGTAGAAGATACAGGCAAAGGCATTGACGAAAATTCACTTCCCCACATTTTTGATCGCTTTTACCAAGCAGATAGCAGTCATACCCGTCAAGTCGAAGGTACAGGCATTGGTCTTGCTCTTGTCAAAGAACTCACTGAATTATTGGAGGGAACAATAGAAGTGGATTCAACTGTAGGAAAAGGAACTATTTTCACCCTACAACTGCCTCTGCAAACTGCCAAAGAACAGATTTTGCCTTCAATAGCAACCGCCAAAACCCAATTAACACCACTGCATCAAAACATCGCAAAAGAAGAAAAAACACCACTGCATCAAAACATCGCAAAAGAAGAAAAAACACCAAAAGACAAAACCACAAAAGCCCCAATTCTACTTTTAGTGGAAGACAATCCCGATATTCATACCTACATCCGCAGCATTTTAGAAAATGAATACATCATCCTCCAAGCCTACAATGGAGAAGAAGGGCTGCAAATGGCACAAGAACGCATTCCAGACCTCACCATCAGCGATGTCATGATGCCCCTCAAAGATGGCTATGAACTCTGTGCTGACTTGAAGAAAGACGAACGCACCAGCCACATTCCCGTCATTTTACTCACTGCCAAAGCCGCACTCAAAAGCCGCATTGAAGGATTTGAGCATGGAGCAGATGCTTATATTGCCAAGCCTTTTCATGCAGATGAACTGCGCCTACAAAGCAAAAACCTACTTACCACCCGCAACAATCAACAACGCAAATACCAACAAATTACCCTTCAACACCAAGCCATCAAAACCGCCGAAAATCCAGAGCAACGCTTTTTGAAAAAAGTCATCATGCTCATCGAAAAATACATTGACGATGAAAACCTCAATGTCAACCGCCTCAGTGAACTTCTATACATGAGCAATTCCCAACTCTACCGAAAAATTCAAGCACTCACCAACTACACCGTCACCCAATTTATCCGCAACATCCGCTTAGCGAAAGCCAAAGCGATGCTCGAAAATGGCGAGGGCAATGTTTCCGAAGTTGCTTTTAATGTGGGCCTTACGCCCAGTTATTTTTCTCGCTGCTTTAGGAGGGTTTATGGGTTTGCTCCTAAGGAATTGGTTCGGTAA
- a CDS encoding helix-turn-helix transcriptional regulator: MEELKVSNRFKNSKNLNAKRLSKLLYMSNSQLYRKIQALTNYTVAQFIRNIRLAKAKSMLENGEGNVSEVAFNVGLTPSYFSRCFTKVYGFPPRELIR; the protein is encoded by the coding sequence ATGGAGGAGTTAAAAGTTTCTAATAGATTCAAAAACAGCAAAAATCTCAACGCCAAACGCCTCAGTAAACTCCTCTACATGAGCAATTCCCAACTCTACCGAAAAATTCAAGCACTCACCAACTACACCGTCGCCCAATTTATCCGCAACATTCGCTTAGCTAAAGCCAAATCGATGCTCGAAAATGGAGAAGGGAATGTCTCAGAAGTTGCTTTTAATGTGGGGCTTACACCGAGTTATTTTTCTCGTTGTTTTACGAAGGTGTATGGATTTCCTCCGAGGGAGTTGATTCGGTAA
- a CDS encoding transposase: MVYLLGSFKKQYRKIRAKLSAGYERFKELDRDKNSQLISMIKRALKHGYVPDYVLFDAWFCCEKTLKAIRLLRQGVIHIVAACKMGNAKYNYLSKEMSAGQILKTLRKVHKRKPKRCRLLGCYYYTVVVDYKGMEVKLFFVRYTKRSKWRLLLTTQTSLRFTQAMEIYAIRWSIEVFFKEVKQLLGIQKCASRDFDAHIAHTTLTLIQYVMLSLHKRFSDYETIGGLFRAIRDQYIQATIAQRLWQIMISILTRLVQKIECDMELVLQLIIHDNDFRQLFSGMVQLKVQDE; encoded by the coding sequence TTGGTTTACCTGTTAGGGTCTTTCAAAAAACAATATCGTAAAATTAGAGCTAAATTATCGGCAGGTTATGAACGGTTTAAGGAATTGGATAGGGATAAGAATAGCCAACTAATCAGCATGATAAAAAGAGCATTGAAACATGGATATGTACCTGATTATGTGTTGTTTGATGCTTGGTTCTGCTGCGAAAAAACATTGAAGGCTATCCGTTTACTTCGACAAGGAGTCATTCACATAGTGGCTGCTTGTAAAATGGGCAATGCCAAATACAACTATTTATCCAAAGAAATGTCAGCTGGGCAGATTTTAAAAACATTGCGAAAAGTTCATAAACGTAAGCCCAAAAGATGCCGCCTACTTGGGTGTTATTATTATACCGTGGTGGTGGATTATAAAGGTATGGAAGTCAAGTTGTTTTTTGTTAGGTATACTAAACGAAGCAAATGGAGACTTTTACTGACTACCCAAACAAGCCTTCGTTTTACTCAGGCTATGGAAATCTATGCTATTCGATGGTCTATTGAGGTCTTTTTCAAAGAAGTAAAGCAACTTTTAGGTATTCAAAAATGTGCTTCCAGAGATTTTGATGCTCATATTGCTCATACCACTTTAACTTTGATTCAATATGTTATGTTGAGTTTGCATAAACGCTTTTCAGATTATGAAACGATTGGCGGCTTATTCAGAGCTATCAGAGACCAATATATTCAAGCAACGATTGCTCAAAGGCTGTGGCAAATCATGATTTCAATTCTCACACGATTGGTTCAAAAGATAGAATGTGATATGGAACTGGTCTTGCAGTTAATTATTCATGACAACGATTTCAGGCAATTATTTTCGGGTATGGTGCAGCTTAAAGTACAAGATGAATAG
- a CDS encoding T9SS type A sorting domain-containing protein, protein MSHKAIYFFTLLFLFNSPTLHAQEFTYFNQEISLNSSNQLSVATIPHDEGYYTVGVFSFTHSVIYFANIDLEGNLISYNILDDSPNVTVIVSGRQFIKTKDENFVLIYQKRFDPIDKNTDIVIIKFTKNGEILWEQQFGGMGLDGTGGVIQTQDDGFLITGLLHDNNNNYIYTVKTDSKGVFEWEKNYCSHFDCNALSVDETVDGGYILGGRVRVANNNYDMYVVKIDSLGNQEWEKNYGSDINDQSCQVYALEDGNFLLSGGIRGENNIRQNYYAKLDKEGKILWEKSYGLPNLRSIQTPLVFREDGGFIGVAIYLNEHTLPLIMNFNAEGDTLWTKPITANPNADCYVKDIDRIEGGYVLTGYKFFPAPQHNWLVTIDEEGNFCEELGCVETVVDIEDVMIGGEEIFIQISPNPAHLQISIHYRLPTHSPTANLHLYDLQGALVREWRLKRIEQEQVLNLEGLASGVYFYQVGTQRGKLLIEHSR, encoded by the coding sequence ATGTCTCATAAAGCTATTTATTTTTTTACTTTGCTTTTTTTGTTTAACTCACCTACTCTTCATGCACAAGAATTCACTTATTTCAATCAAGAAATTTCACTGAATTCTTCCAACCAACTTTCGGTAGCTACTATACCTCATGATGAGGGCTATTATACAGTAGGAGTGTTTAGTTTTACTCACTCTGTTATTTATTTTGCAAATATCGATTTAGAAGGTAATTTAATATCTTACAATATCTTAGATGATTCCCCAAATGTTACTGTAATAGTAAGTGGACGACAATTTATTAAAACTAAAGATGAAAATTTTGTTTTAATTTATCAAAAAAGGTTTGACCCTATAGATAAAAATACAGATATAGTCATTATAAAATTCACTAAAAATGGAGAAATATTATGGGAACAGCAATTTGGAGGAATGGGATTAGACGGTACAGGAGGAGTAATTCAAACCCAAGATGATGGTTTTTTAATAACAGGCTTACTTCACGACAATAATAACAATTATATCTATACTGTTAAAACGGACTCAAAAGGAGTATTCGAGTGGGAAAAGAACTACTGTTCACACTTTGATTGTAATGCTTTATCTGTAGATGAAACAGTGGACGGAGGTTATATATTGGGAGGACGAGTGAGAGTAGCTAATAACAATTATGACATGTATGTAGTCAAAATTGATAGTTTAGGAAATCAAGAATGGGAGAAAAATTATGGAAGTGATATAAATGACCAAAGCTGTCAAGTTTATGCTTTAGAAGATGGTAATTTTTTATTATCGGGTGGAATTCGAGGAGAGAATAATATCCGTCAAAATTATTATGCAAAATTAGATAAAGAAGGAAAAATTCTTTGGGAAAAAAGTTATGGACTTCCCAACCTTAGAAGTATACAGACCCCTTTGGTTTTTCGAGAAGATGGTGGGTTTATTGGAGTAGCTATTTATTTGAATGAACATACACTTCCATTGATTATGAACTTCAATGCTGAAGGGGATACACTTTGGACAAAACCTATCACTGCTAACCCTAATGCTGATTGTTATGTTAAAGATATAGACAGAATTGAAGGCGGATATGTATTGACAGGTTACAAGTTTTTTCCTGCTCCTCAGCATAATTGGCTTGTAACTATAGATGAAGAAGGAAATTTCTGTGAGGAATTGGGATGTGTGGAGACTGTGGTGGATATTGAAGATGTGATGATTGGAGGAGAGGAAATTTTTATACAAATTAGCCCAAACCCTGCTCACCTTCAAATCAGTATTCACTATCGATTACCAACTCATTCACCTACAGCTAATTTGCATTTGTATGATTTGCAAGGTGCTTTGGTGCGTGAGTGGCGATTGAAGAGAATAGAACAAGAGCAAGTGTTGAATTTAGAGGGATTAGCAAGTGGGGTATATTTTTATCAAGTAGGAACTCAAAGAGGAAAGTTATTGATTGAGCACTCACGGTAA